Proteins co-encoded in one Syntrophales bacterium genomic window:
- a CDS encoding GDSL-type esterase/lipase family protein — translation MLIGEGILRILGLPHINLLKMNTIVESERGKFTTYDPTLGWKGKENAVDVFRWIDCTCHVKQNRYGFRGREIPHERSEKKRLLVLGDSYTWGFGVDENKIFTALLDQKGEWEVLNLGVSGYGTDQELLLWQIQGKKWKPDVVLLMVNLWTDLWDNISSQRYGYEKPFFILDRTGKLVLSNVPVPRKKAPQSKFHVNESEVTPFWVRLLGYSHLAATLVNTGTKFSSIRNFLEKKNIIPARQGGFEWEARMYTSPRDEEMKNSWSVTTALILRLAREVNAEGGKLIVAVAPGPAQVYPEIWIQTLGKRPNLDPTYPDRFLYSWCRDNGISFIDLLNPLREAANSNPHLYFPVNLHWTAAGHAVVAEVLAREIPKIIK, via the coding sequence ATGCTAATTGGCGAAGGGATCCTCAGAATTTTGGGACTCCCCCACATTAACCTACTGAAGATGAACACAATAGTGGAATCAGAAAGGGGTAAGTTCACCACTTATGACCCTACACTGGGCTGGAAGGGAAAGGAAAACGCAGTAGACGTCTTTCGCTGGATTGATTGCACCTGCCATGTAAAACAAAATCGTTACGGGTTCCGTGGGAGGGAAATACCTCATGAACGTTCCGAGAAAAAGCGCCTCCTCGTCCTGGGTGATTCCTACACCTGGGGGTTCGGCGTAGATGAAAACAAAATATTCACCGCCCTCCTCGACCAAAAAGGCGAATGGGAGGTTCTCAACCTGGGGGTATCAGGTTACGGCACAGACCAGGAACTCTTGCTCTGGCAGATTCAGGGAAAAAAATGGAAACCCGACGTCGTCCTCCTCATGGTAAATCTCTGGACGGATCTATGGGACAACATTTCCTCACAACGCTACGGTTACGAAAAACCCTTTTTTATTCTAGATAGGACGGGCAAGCTGGTCCTGAGCAACGTACCTGTCCCTCGGAAAAAAGCACCCCAAAGTAAATTCCACGTAAACGAAAGTGAAGTTACCCCCTTTTGGGTGCGATTGCTGGGGTACTCCCACCTTGCCGCGACTCTCGTAAACACCGGAACAAAATTTTCAAGCATAAGAAATTTCCTGGAGAAGAAAAACATAATACCAGCCCGACAGGGAGGCTTCGAATGGGAAGCCAGGATGTATACCTCTCCCCGTGATGAGGAAATGAAAAACTCCTGGTCAGTAACAACGGCCCTCATCTTACGTCTCGCCAGAGAAGTAAATGCGGAAGGTGGCAAGCTGATCGTAGCCGTAGCCCCAGGACCTGCCCAAGTCTATCCTGAAATCTGGATACAGACCCTGGGAAAGAGACCCAACCTCGACCCCACCTACCCCGACCGTTTTCTCTATTCGTGGTGTAGGGATAATGGTATATCTTTCATTGACCTACTTAACCCCCTAAGAGAGGCTGCAAACTCGAATCCCCACCTGTACTTTCCCGTAAATCTCCACTGGACAGCGGCGGGACACGCCGTCGTTGCCGAAGTACTCGCAAGAGAAATCCCAAAAATCATAAAATAA
- a CDS encoding glycosyltransferase gives MKTTLIVPTLNEVEGLKVIMPRIKRELCDQIIILDGGSTDGTIEYAKNNNYFLYIQKKPGLRNAYCEVLPYVEGDIVITFSPDGNSIPELIPSLIEKMKEGYDMVIVSRYLSGAKSYDDDFITAFGNWLFTKTINVLHGGNYTDAMVIFRAYKKQLIYDLELLNDENYNLVEKLFHTRISWEPLLSVRAARKKLKVTEIPGDEPPRIGGERKLKIWRWGAAYYLQFFLELFRR, from the coding sequence ATGAAAACAACTCTGATTGTCCCCACGCTGAACGAAGTAGAAGGTTTGAAAGTTATAATGCCGCGGATAAAAAGGGAATTGTGCGATCAAATTATCATACTTGATGGAGGTTCAACTGACGGAACGATAGAATACGCAAAGAATAACAATTATTTTCTCTACATCCAGAAAAAACCGGGGTTACGTAACGCTTACTGTGAGGTCCTTCCCTATGTGGAGGGTGACATAGTTATAACCTTCAGTCCAGATGGGAACTCCATACCCGAACTCATCCCATCTCTCATAGAAAAAATGAAAGAAGGTTACGACATGGTCATCGTTTCCCGTTATCTGTCAGGGGCAAAAAGCTACGATGACGATTTCATAACGGCATTCGGCAACTGGCTGTTCACAAAAACAATAAACGTTCTCCACGGGGGGAACTACACTGACGCAATGGTAATATTCCGGGCATACAAAAAACAACTGATATATGACCTTGAGTTGTTAAATGATGAAAACTACAACTTAGTAGAAAAACTTTTCCACACACGTATAAGCTGGGAACCACTCCTATCTGTACGAGCAGCAAGAAAAAAATTAAAAGTTACGGAGATTCCGGGAGACGAACCCCCACGCATAGGTGGTGAAAGAAAACTTAAGATATGGCGGTGGGGTGCAGCTTATTACCTCCAGTTTTTTTTGGAACTCTTCCGCCGCTGA
- a CDS encoding long-chain fatty acid--CoA ligase gives MTEESVYLKKPWLKSYEEGVPEFIDYEEICLPDILDRTARMSPDAYALIFQGTKVTFRELKDMVDRFATCLSSFGLKKGDAVAILLPNTIPLVVAYYAILKIGAIAVMNNPLYSDAELEYQFNDSESKALITLDVLASRMIALRERTGIRQIVVTGIGDYLPFLKRILGRWLKKYPYADVPKAPEVYLWKECLAKYPPSPPYVKNDFEDVAMYQYTGGTTGVSKGAMLTHANLSKQVQQLEAWFPKFGKGNEIMLGALPYFHVFGLSVSMNFSIHMGWTQVLVPRPQPAQLLEAIREFRPTFAPLVPTMYIGMLNHPDLKKTDMSCIKGAFSGSAPLPVEVIHSFEKATGAVIVEGFGMTETTPVTHVNPFAGGARKVGSIGIPIPDTLCRIVDIETGTRDMPVGEPGELIIKGPQVMKGYKGKPDETANALRDGWMYTGDIATMDEDGYFYIVDRKKDMIISGGYNIYPREIDEVYYEHPKVQEACAIGIPDPRKGECVKLFVVLKEGETATAEEMIEFGRSRLAPYKLPVEVEFRKELPKTNVGKILRKQLRAEEMDKRKS, from the coding sequence ATGACAGAGGAAAGCGTGTATCTCAAGAAACCGTGGCTGAAATCTTATGAAGAGGGTGTTCCTGAGTTTATCGATTATGAAGAGATATGTTTGCCCGACATTCTGGATCGTACTGCCCGTATGTCCCCCGATGCGTACGCCCTCATTTTTCAGGGGACTAAGGTTACTTTTCGTGAATTGAAGGATATGGTTGACCGCTTTGCCACCTGCCTTTCTTCATTTGGTTTGAAAAAAGGTGATGCCGTCGCCATACTCCTACCTAACACCATTCCTCTTGTAGTAGCCTATTATGCGATATTAAAAATTGGAGCGATTGCTGTGATGAACAATCCTCTGTATTCCGATGCGGAACTGGAGTATCAGTTCAACGATTCGGAGTCAAAAGCACTGATCACCCTGGATGTGCTTGCATCTCGGATGATTGCCCTTCGGGAGAGAACGGGTATCAGGCAAATAGTGGTTACGGGCATTGGTGACTATCTGCCATTCCTAAAGAGGATTCTCGGGAGGTGGCTAAAGAAGTACCCTTATGCAGATGTTCCAAAGGCCCCTGAGGTGTATTTATGGAAGGAGTGTTTGGCGAAGTATCCGCCCTCCCCACCTTATGTAAAGAACGACTTTGAAGATGTGGCTATGTACCAGTATACGGGGGGGACGACGGGTGTATCCAAAGGAGCCATGTTAACCCACGCCAATCTAAGCAAGCAGGTGCAGCAGTTGGAAGCGTGGTTCCCGAAATTTGGCAAGGGAAATGAGATCATGCTCGGTGCTCTTCCTTATTTTCACGTTTTTGGACTATCTGTATCTATGAATTTTTCCATCCATATGGGGTGGACACAGGTCCTTGTACCCCGTCCTCAACCAGCACAACTTTTGGAAGCTATCAGGGAATTTCGTCCCACCTTCGCTCCCCTTGTGCCTACGATGTACATTGGTATGCTAAACCATCCTGACCTCAAAAAAACTGATATGAGTTGCATAAAGGGTGCATTTTCGGGAAGTGCACCACTTCCGGTGGAAGTTATCCACAGTTTTGAAAAGGCAACAGGTGCGGTGATCGTGGAGGGGTTTGGAATGACAGAAACGACACCCGTTACTCATGTTAATCCATTCGCGGGTGGCGCCAGAAAGGTGGGAAGTATCGGTATACCCATTCCGGATACACTCTGTCGCATTGTCGATATTGAGACTGGTACCCGGGATATGCCTGTGGGTGAACCTGGTGAACTTATTATCAAAGGGCCTCAGGTGATGAAAGGTTATAAAGGCAAACCGGATGAAACGGCTAATGCCCTGAGGGATGGTTGGATGTATACGGGAGATATAGCGACGATGGACGAGGATGGATATTTTTACATAGTGGACAGGAAGAAAGATATGATCATTTCTGGTGGATACAACATATATCCACGAGAGATAGATGAGGTCTACTACGAACATCCTAAAGTTCAGGAGGCATGTGCCATTGGTATTCCTGACCCCAGAAAAGGAGAATGTGTGAAGCTGTTTGTGGTCCTAAAGGAGGGGGAAACTGCCACTGCTGAGGAGATGATTGAGTTCGGACGGAGCAGATTGGCGCCTTATAAATTACCCGTGGAGGTGGAGTTTAGGAAAGAGTTGCCCAAAACGAACGTAGGCAAAATTCTCAGGAAACAACTCCGCGCTGAAGAGATGGATAAAAGAAAGAGCTGA
- a CDS encoding AMP-binding protein yields the protein MNIVNILEETTHRFPDRIALVHDKARLTYSELKKAVCALSSYLKSLGLKKGDRVAIMLPNCPEFVISYFAVVKFGGIAVTVSIQSTPHELRHLLNDSGSSMLITEEELLKRYLEIQNDTPKCRHLLVTKGMDSPSPFTKAITTTFGEINDSATSSQDDPAVIIYTSGLTEKTLGAVLTHGNLYTQAVLLKTMYKGTEDDCSLAVIPFYHAFGAAANMLAAIYVGAKCVLLEHFSMESIFSSIQKEGVTYTCAVPRLYLGMIFHQGADKFDLDSLRFCITGGASFPPEYISPFRERFGVPLLEGYGLTEASPICTITPLDGLHKPGSIGIPIPGVEIRVVDEDGNAKEPGDEGELVVRGPNVMRGYFNNEELTAKVIRNGWLHTGDLARIDNDGYIFLTGRKKRMIITSGFNVYPREVELVLEMHPAVNAARVVGKPDLMRGEIVKALIVKNSDVQVEVRDILRHCRTYLSPYKVPREVEFVEHL from the coding sequence ATGAACATAGTGAATATCCTTGAGGAAACAACGCACCGATTTCCAGATCGAATCGCTCTTGTTCATGACAAGGCCCGCCTAACCTACAGCGAGCTGAAAAAAGCCGTTTGCGCTCTCAGCTCCTATTTAAAATCCCTAGGGCTAAAAAAGGGCGACAGAGTTGCCATAATGCTACCCAACTGTCCTGAGTTCGTAATATCTTACTTTGCAGTAGTTAAATTCGGTGGTATTGCAGTAACGGTAAGCATTCAGAGCACCCCTCATGAATTACGCCATCTCCTGAATGACAGTGGATCCTCAATGCTAATAACTGAGGAAGAACTATTGAAACGCTACTTGGAGATACAAAACGACACACCTAAGTGCAGGCACCTACTAGTAACGAAAGGCATGGATAGTCCTTCTCCTTTTACGAAGGCAATTACCACAACTTTCGGTGAGATAAATGATTCAGCAACTTCTTCTCAGGATGATCCTGCGGTAATAATCTATACCTCTGGACTTACAGAAAAAACCCTCGGCGCTGTTCTGACCCATGGAAACCTCTACACTCAGGCAGTTCTTCTGAAAACAATGTACAAGGGAACTGAGGATGACTGCAGTTTAGCTGTAATACCATTCTATCACGCCTTCGGAGCAGCTGCCAACATGCTCGCCGCTATCTACGTCGGTGCAAAATGTGTGCTTCTTGAACATTTCAGCATGGAATCTATATTTTCGTCGATTCAGAAAGAAGGGGTAACGTACACCTGTGCAGTGCCCCGATTGTACTTGGGAATGATCTTTCATCAGGGGGCGGATAAGTTCGACCTCGACTCGCTGCGTTTCTGCATAACAGGTGGTGCGTCCTTTCCTCCCGAATACATCTCACCGTTCAGAGAGAGATTTGGTGTACCCCTGCTGGAGGGATACGGACTAACCGAGGCCTCTCCGATATGTACCATAACGCCACTCGATGGTTTACATAAACCTGGTTCCATTGGCATCCCCATCCCAGGCGTAGAAATAAGAGTTGTGGATGAAGATGGTAACGCCAAAGAGCCAGGTGATGAAGGTGAACTCGTTGTCAGAGGTCCAAACGTGATGAGAGGTTACTTCAATAATGAAGAGTTAACGGCTAAAGTCATCCGTAATGGATGGTTGCATACCGGTGACCTTGCCCGCATAGATAACGACGGTTACATATTCCTCACGGGAAGAAAAAAAAGGATGATAATCACAAGCGGATTTAACGTGTATCCTCGGGAAGTGGAACTCGTGTTAGAAATGCATCCCGCTGTTAACGCAGCCCGAGTGGTTGGTAAACCAGACCTCATGAGGGGCGAAATTGTAAAGGCCCTTATAGTCAAAAATTCCGATGTTCAGGTAGAAGTGAGAGACATCCTAAGACACTGTCGTACCTACCTTTCACCATATAAAGTCCCCAGGGAAGTAGAATTCGTGGAACATCTATAA
- a CDS encoding DUF2147 domain-containing protein, with protein MKKSMIPFLVAVLFSFSQAMAQDSPIGKWRTIDDETKQEKSIVEIYEANGKLYGRILRLIQEKDGGAGKLCTECPGSDKNKPMLGLVIIRDLVRKGDEYAGGTILDPKKGKVYNCKLRVIEGGEKLEVRGFIGLSLIGRTQLWYRVR; from the coding sequence ATGAAAAAGAGCATGATACCTTTTTTAGTCGCTGTGTTATTCTCTTTTAGTCAGGCCATGGCGCAAGACTCTCCCATCGGAAAGTGGAGGACTATCGACGATGAGACCAAACAGGAGAAGTCGATTGTGGAGATCTACGAAGCGAACGGCAAGTTATACGGAAGGATCTTGAGGTTAATTCAGGAGAAGGATGGAGGGGCAGGGAAGCTCTGTACTGAATGCCCGGGCAGTGATAAAAACAAACCCATGCTTGGGTTGGTGATCATCCGTGATCTTGTGCGTAAGGGCGATGAATACGCAGGGGGTACCATACTCGATCCCAAAAAGGGTAAGGTTTATAACTGCAAACTCAGGGTTATCGAAGGGGGAGAAAAACTTGAAGTTCGGGGCTTTATTGGCCTTTCTCTCATAGGTAGAACGCAGCTCTGGTACCGCGTGAGGTGA
- the folD gene encoding bifunctional methylenetetrahydrofolate dehydrogenase/methenyltetrahydrofolate cyclohydrolase FolD, whose product MAVVIDGNAIARSIREDIREKTSVLKMERRITPGLAVILVGSNPASEIYVGRKKKACEEVGFLSRDYLLPEDVDEKTLINIIDELNEDPDIHGILVQLPLPGHIRTSEVLQRIDPQKDVDGFHPLNMGLLLTGKPLHTPCTPKGIMELLDRTGISVEGKEAVIVGRSNIVGKPTAILLLNRNATVTICHTRTRDLPSLTRRADILIVAVGRAEMIKGNMVKEGAVVIDVGVNRLPNGKVVGDVDFQEVSCHAAYITPVPGGVGPMTIAMLLDNTLNAAVRSLPGA is encoded by the coding sequence ATGGCTGTTGTTATTGATGGAAACGCCATTGCGAGGAGTATCCGCGAGGATATTCGCGAGAAGACTTCAGTCCTTAAGATGGAGAGAAGAATCACACCTGGACTAGCTGTAATTCTTGTGGGTTCCAACCCCGCTTCGGAGATTTACGTAGGAAGGAAGAAAAAAGCTTGTGAAGAGGTTGGTTTTCTTTCTCGCGATTATCTTCTTCCGGAGGATGTGGATGAAAAAACCCTAATAAACATCATAGATGAGTTGAATGAAGACCCTGATATCCACGGGATACTTGTTCAACTCCCTCTGCCTGGTCATATCCGTACCAGTGAGGTTCTCCAGAGAATTGATCCCCAAAAAGATGTGGATGGATTTCACCCCCTTAACATGGGTTTGCTTTTGACGGGGAAGCCGCTCCATACGCCTTGCACACCGAAGGGAATTATGGAACTTCTTGATAGAACTGGCATTTCAGTCGAAGGGAAGGAGGCAGTAATTGTAGGTAGGAGCAATATAGTGGGTAAACCGACCGCTATTTTACTATTGAACCGGAATGCCACGGTTACAATATGTCACACAAGAACTCGGGATCTACCGTCCCTAACCAGAAGGGCAGATATACTCATTGTGGCTGTGGGGAGAGCTGAGATGATAAAGGGTAACATGGTTAAAGAAGGTGCAGTGGTAATCGATGTGGGTGTAAATCGCCTACCCAACGGGAAAGTGGTGGGAGATGTGGATTTCCAGGAAGTTTCATGCCATGCTGCATACATTACCCCCGTTCCTGGTGGTGTGGGACCTATGACAATTGCGATGCTCCTCGATAATACCTTGAATGCCGCAGTTAGATCACTCCCAGGAGCTTAA
- a CDS encoding glycosyltransferase yields MYRRMFHKLGLKVPGESEIKDIIHRRHPSIKPKKKGDLRILAIYHHYNWEDTSLKPALEKFGEVWRYDWFERLGLEGEWPRRMKETLNIDLTTFVSDLLKKIRPDVIFMYVTGEQVTPETMKFFEHLGIPTVNLSLNDKENFVGKIYNGQALGVRDICRYFTLNWTSTEDALVKYLVEGALPIYLPEGANPEVHKPLNLEKTIECSFVGQCYGNRRHVIEHLRARGIKVEAFGSGWLNGPLSTEAMVQLYSKSHINLGFSGVMGHRNTYCLKGRDFEIPMSGGLYLTEHHTELEKVYEIGREIVTYQGLEDLVSKIRELLQNPEKAEQIRQAGYRRARRDHTWEQRFDKIFKLLGVI; encoded by the coding sequence ATGTACAGGCGTATGTTCCACAAGCTGGGGCTCAAAGTACCTGGAGAAAGTGAAATCAAAGACATTATCCATAGGAGACATCCCAGCATAAAACCCAAGAAAAAAGGTGACCTCCGCATTCTTGCCATTTACCACCATTACAACTGGGAAGATACATCCCTTAAGCCCGCTCTGGAGAAGTTTGGTGAGGTATGGCGTTATGATTGGTTCGAAAGATTGGGCCTCGAAGGCGAATGGCCGAGGCGGATGAAAGAAACCCTCAACATCGATCTAACCACATTTGTCTCAGATCTTCTTAAGAAAATTAGACCGGACGTTATATTCATGTACGTAACTGGTGAACAGGTTACACCTGAAACTATGAAATTTTTTGAACATCTCGGCATACCAACGGTAAATCTATCACTCAACGACAAGGAGAACTTCGTGGGAAAGATATACAATGGACAAGCTCTTGGCGTACGGGACATCTGCCGTTATTTTACCCTTAATTGGACTAGCACTGAGGATGCGCTTGTCAAATATTTAGTGGAAGGGGCACTACCCATTTACCTGCCGGAAGGTGCCAACCCTGAAGTTCACAAACCCCTAAATTTGGAGAAAACAATAGAGTGCTCCTTCGTAGGTCAGTGCTATGGAAACCGACGCCATGTAATTGAGCACCTCCGCGCAAGGGGTATTAAGGTTGAAGCGTTTGGTAGTGGCTGGCTCAATGGACCTCTAAGTACCGAGGCGATGGTTCAGCTCTATTCCAAGAGTCATATTAACCTTGGATTCAGCGGAGTCATGGGCCATCGAAACACCTATTGTTTAAAAGGGAGAGACTTTGAAATTCCGATGAGTGGAGGTCTCTACCTTACTGAACACCACACGGAACTTGAAAAGGTTTACGAAATAGGCAGAGAAATAGTGACCTACCAGGGACTAGAAGACCTCGTCTCTAAGATCCGCGAACTCCTACAAAACCCAGAAAAAGCGGAGCAAATCCGCCAAGCAGGTTACAGAAGAGCGCGGAGAGATCACACATGGGAACAGCGTTTTGATAAGATATTTAAGCTCCTGGGAGTGATCTAA
- a CDS encoding SxtJ family membrane protein yields the protein MKEHLENVRALNILTLFVIVIFLLTRWLPLVWLAIFLLMINTFNNRLARIIAQWWISAMRTLGRINTTIVLSLIFYFVLTPIAFLFRLAHREKTDHFLRNSKESYFEIVDKHFTAPDFERPW from the coding sequence ATGAAAGAACACCTTGAGAATGTCAGAGCGCTCAACATACTTACACTTTTCGTTATTGTTATTTTTTTACTCACCAGATGGTTACCTCTCGTTTGGTTGGCGATCTTTTTACTCATGATAAACACATTCAACAACAGATTAGCCCGCATCATTGCCCAATGGTGGATATCTGCAATGCGAACTTTGGGAAGGATAAACACCACAATAGTGCTTTCCCTAATATTCTACTTCGTGCTCACTCCAATAGCCTTCCTCTTCCGCTTAGCACACCGGGAAAAGACGGATCATTTCCTCAGAAACTCGAAAGAAAGTTATTTCGAAATCGTTGATAAACATTTCACCGCCCCTGATTTTGAAAGACCATGGTAG
- a CDS encoding DUF5989 family protein, which translates to MELLKDFWFFLKERKKWWLLPMVVTLLLISILIIASSTPLAPFIYTLF; encoded by the coding sequence ATGGAACTACTTAAAGATTTTTGGTTTTTTCTAAAGGAGAGAAAAAAATGGTGGTTACTTCCCATGGTCGTAACTCTACTTCTAATAAGCATTTTGATTATAGCGAGCAGCACGCCACTGGCACCTTTTATATACACGCTTTTCTGA
- a CDS encoding glycosyltransferase family 2 protein produces the protein MASYIDVSIVVVSFNTRDLTDSCLKSIMQQRDLNLETFVVDNASHDGSAQFISTRHPWVHLIVNEKNRGFAAANNQVLPLCRGRYILFLNPDTVLTENCLNKAVEFMNSNSHVGLAGLHMVNPDGTHQESVSYRYPGQRYTSYELRGLPGKIAAVLGAAMIAPADIIKTVGGFDEDFFLYGEDQDLCLRIRKKGKEIGFIEGAKVIHLHGQSERNTPLKELWLKKLRAEYTFYSKHYSNTTVKKILRKEIIKTSFRLATLRAILPFRRSNKMIMEKIVKYQTTKEFLRNFKTNQKL, from the coding sequence ATGGCAAGTTATATTGACGTTTCCATCGTTGTTGTTTCGTTTAATACCCGTGATTTAACTGATTCCTGTCTTAAATCAATAATGCAACAGAGAGATTTAAATCTCGAAACATTCGTGGTGGATAATGCGTCCCATGACGGTAGTGCACAGTTCATTTCCACCCGACATCCCTGGGTACACCTCATAGTGAACGAAAAAAACAGAGGTTTTGCAGCAGCCAACAACCAAGTGTTGCCACTTTGCCGTGGCAGATACATCCTCTTCCTGAATCCTGATACGGTTCTTACAGAAAACTGTCTCAACAAAGCTGTGGAATTTATGAATAGCAATTCGCATGTAGGACTGGCCGGACTTCACATGGTGAATCCCGATGGGACCCATCAAGAATCTGTGTCATATCGATACCCTGGTCAACGTTACACATCGTACGAACTCCGTGGTTTACCCGGCAAGATTGCCGCCGTGTTAGGTGCGGCTATGATTGCCCCTGCAGATATTATAAAAACAGTAGGTGGCTTTGACGAAGATTTCTTTCTTTACGGTGAAGATCAGGATCTCTGCCTACGTATACGGAAAAAGGGAAAGGAAATTGGTTTTATCGAAGGTGCAAAGGTCATCCATTTACACGGACAGAGCGAGAGAAACACACCCCTTAAAGAGTTATGGTTAAAAAAACTTCGTGCGGAGTACACCTTTTACAGCAAACACTACAGCAACACCACCGTAAAAAAAATACTCAGAAAAGAGATTATAAAAACGTCTTTCCGTCTTGCAACTTTAAGGGCAATACTACCCTTCCGTAGAAGCAACAAAATGATTATGGAGAAAATCGTAAAATACCAGACAACAAAGGAATTTTTACGCAACTTCAAAACGAACCAAAAATTGTAA
- a CDS encoding glycosyltransferase family 4 protein, with product MESSKVRIGFCIPKYGMIGGAEGFAASLADELASDPMWEIHIFANQWQPSKAPVIFHRIPIPIFPRFLRPLSFALFAHRACVRAKIDIIHAHDRMFEPDIYTLHGIPHLLWIKEVRRKIQPSLFDLTLGWVEKRMVNSKRNCHFIAVSNLTKEYLLRRYPSASPHVSVVHPGIDPEEVTGPGSKNLRDHTRKKYGIPSDLPIVLFVSMNFHIKGLDFLINALGKLRVLFPEVKFHLVVVGRDNKGPYQRMATNAGIGSSVTFTGILTRKALNELYSSADLFVMPSRFDTFGIVVLEAMAKGLPVILSSKVGAKDLIEENVNGFTIDDPADSARFAYLIKHTLQPVIKLHLSQGAIKTAGAFTWKRTAQKMTEIYRIVLSKKHGKLY from the coding sequence ATGGAATCAAGTAAAGTTCGCATAGGTTTCTGCATCCCCAAATACGGAATGATAGGTGGAGCGGAGGGGTTCGCCGCCTCCCTGGCCGACGAACTTGCCTCTGATCCTATGTGGGAGATTCACATCTTTGCGAACCAATGGCAACCCAGTAAAGCACCTGTGATTTTCCACCGTATCCCCATTCCCATATTTCCCCGATTCTTACGTCCGTTGTCTTTCGCCCTTTTTGCGCATCGCGCGTGTGTAAGAGCTAAAATAGACATAATCCACGCCCATGACAGGATGTTTGAACCGGATATCTACACACTGCACGGTATACCTCATCTTCTGTGGATTAAAGAGGTGCGGAGGAAAATCCAACCCAGTCTTTTCGACCTCACCTTGGGTTGGGTTGAAAAGCGAATGGTAAACTCTAAGAGAAACTGTCACTTTATAGCTGTTTCCAATTTGACCAAGGAGTATTTGCTCAGGAGATACCCCAGCGCCTCACCGCATGTTTCAGTTGTTCATCCTGGAATCGACCCAGAAGAGGTCACAGGACCAGGATCAAAAAACCTAAGAGACCACACCAGGAAAAAGTACGGTATCCCCTCAGATCTTCCCATTGTGCTCTTCGTCTCCATGAATTTTCACATCAAAGGTCTGGATTTCCTCATAAATGCCCTGGGAAAGTTGCGTGTTTTATTTCCCGAGGTTAAGTTTCATCTCGTCGTTGTGGGACGAGATAACAAAGGGCCTTACCAAAGGATGGCCACAAATGCCGGAATAGGAAGCAGTGTAACATTTACAGGGATATTGACACGTAAAGCCTTAAATGAACTTTACTCATCGGCGGATTTATTCGTAATGCCATCCCGGTTCGACACCTTCGGTATCGTGGTGCTGGAAGCTATGGCCAAAGGACTACCCGTGATTTTGAGTTCAAAAGTTGGTGCCAAAGATCTAATAGAAGAAAACGTGAACGGTTTTACAATAGATGATCCTGCGGACAGTGCTAGGTTTGCGTATTTAATAAAACACACCCTCCAGCCGGTTATTAAGTTACATCTCTCCCAAGGGGCCATAAAAACAGCCGGAGCCTTTACTTGGAAGAGGACGGCACAGAAAATGACCGAAATCTACAGAATTGTATTAAGTAAAAAACATGGCAAGTTATATTGA